The following proteins are co-located in the Methylomonas sp. 11b genome:
- a CDS encoding C40 family peptidase translates to MLSQLTGCASKEKAPLTVLPAPEGGNRIAANDALQLRGAPYVYGGESPSQGFDCSGLVYYVYNRQGVRLPRDTQSLARQLPAVQPEQRQPGDLLFFTTERPFSHVGIYIGGEQFVHAPSSRTGQVMVSDLRQPYWRERFIGVRRPVARYSLSLNDSDNNSCRIN, encoded by the coding sequence ATGCTGAGTCAGCTTACCGGCTGCGCCAGCAAAGAAAAAGCACCGCTAACCGTATTGCCTGCTCCCGAAGGCGGCAACCGGATCGCCGCCAACGACGCGTTACAATTGCGAGGTGCGCCGTATGTCTATGGGGGGGAGTCACCTAGCCAAGGCTTCGATTGTAGCGGCTTGGTCTATTACGTCTATAACCGCCAGGGAGTGCGGCTGCCGCGCGACACCCAATCGTTGGCCCGGCAACTGCCGGCAGTGCAGCCTGAGCAAAGGCAGCCGGGCGATCTGCTCTTTTTCACCACTGAGCGACCGTTTTCACATGTCGGGATTTACATCGGCGGCGAGCAATTCGTGCATGCGCCCAGTAGCCGGACCGGCCAGGTGATGGTCTCCGACCTCCGGCAGCCGTATTGGCGGGAGCGCTTTATCGGGGTGCGCCGCCCCGTAGCTCGCTATTCCCTGTCGCTAAACGACAGCGACAACAATAGCTGTAGGATAAATTAG
- a CDS encoding bifunctional glycosyltransferase family 2/GtrA family protein yields the protein MFNQLKIAVLIPCHNEEVSIAKVVSDFRQVLPDAAIYVFDNNSSDNTVSAARSAGAMVRHETQQGKGHVVRRMFRDIDADFYLMVDGDDTYDANLAPDMIKLAMSGPYDLVNCIRRETGDAAYRGGHRFGNRLLTGVVRQIFGNRILDMLSGYKVFSRRFVKSFPALSTGFDIETELTVHTLELSMPAAHIEGEYRGRPAGSESKLRTYRDGWRILMLIIRLVRHERPMVFFGGLAGLLVALALLLIWPVILTYLDTGLVPRFPTAFLAMGIMLLASLSVFTGTILDTVTRGRKELRMLTYLQYPPPVFVPNAFADSAAILSADNTALSAGNDDLLGQMWRFGLVGVVGYIVNAGLVESLVVNMGPLRAQMLAFPAAVTVTWWLNRRFTFGASHHAMHHEWLRYVLANMLGWTANNGAYLWMIFSVPLAYQHPALAVAVGSLAGMVLNFSASRLIVFKKIRQA from the coding sequence ATGTTCAATCAGTTAAAAATTGCCGTCCTTATTCCCTGCCATAACGAAGAAGTGTCTATTGCGAAAGTAGTAAGCGACTTCAGACAGGTTTTGCCGGATGCGGCTATTTACGTGTTCGACAACAACTCCAGCGATAACACCGTCAGCGCAGCGCGGTCGGCGGGCGCGATGGTCCGCCATGAAACCCAGCAAGGGAAAGGCCATGTCGTACGCCGCATGTTCCGAGATATAGATGCCGATTTTTACCTGATGGTGGATGGCGACGACACCTATGACGCCAATTTGGCGCCGGACATGATCAAGTTGGCCATGAGCGGGCCTTACGATTTGGTGAATTGTATCCGCCGCGAAACCGGCGATGCTGCATACCGAGGCGGACACCGCTTCGGAAACCGGCTGTTGACCGGTGTGGTACGGCAAATTTTCGGCAACCGGATTCTCGATATGCTCTCCGGGTACAAAGTGTTTTCCCGGCGCTTCGTTAAATCCTTTCCGGCGCTGTCCACCGGCTTTGATATTGAAACCGAATTAACCGTGCATACACTCGAGTTGTCGATGCCGGCCGCACACATCGAAGGGGAGTACCGGGGACGCCCTGCAGGCTCGGAAAGTAAATTGCGCACCTATCGCGACGGCTGGCGCATCCTAATGTTGATTATCCGATTGGTTAGACATGAGCGGCCCATGGTGTTTTTTGGGGGGCTGGCCGGTTTGCTGGTGGCATTAGCCTTGCTGCTGATCTGGCCCGTAATCTTGACTTACCTGGATACGGGGCTGGTGCCTAGATTCCCGACAGCCTTTCTTGCCATGGGTATTATGCTGCTGGCGTCGTTGAGCGTTTTTACCGGCACGATTTTGGATACAGTGACGCGCGGGCGCAAGGAGTTGCGTATGCTGACCTATTTACAATATCCGCCACCGGTCTTTGTGCCGAACGCTTTTGCCGATTCCGCCGCTATCCTATCTGCCGACAATACTGCTTTATCTGCTGGTAACGATGATCTGCTCGGACAGATGTGGCGCTTCGGACTGGTCGGAGTAGTCGGCTATATTGTGAATGCCGGCTTGGTAGAGTCCCTAGTAGTGAACATGGGGCCGTTACGCGCGCAAATGTTGGCTTTTCCGGCAGCCGTTACCGTCACCTGGTGGCTTAACCGGCGCTTTACCTTTGGTGCCAGCCACCACGCCATGCATCATGAGTGGCTGCGTTATGTGCTGGCCAATATGCTGGGCTGGACAGCCAATAACGGCGCTTACTTGTGGATGATTTTCAGCGTACCCCTTGCTTATCAGCATCCCGCATTGGCTGTTGCCGTGGGTTCATTGGCCGGTATGGTATTAAATTTTTCGGCTTCACGATTAATCGTTTTTAAGAAAATTCGTCAAGCCTGA
- the dinB gene encoding DNA polymerase IV — MEAAPRKIIHIDMDAFYAAVEQRDHPQFRNKPIIVGGKPDSRGVVATCSYEARQFGVRSAMPSAHAYRLCPQAIFVKPRFDVYREASETIRGIFARYCERFEPLSLDEAYLDVSDSELYQGSATLLAKHIKQEIRRQTELVASAGISYNKFLAKIASDLGKPDGLYLITPEQGPAFVENLAIGKFHGIGRATEQKMYDLGIVTGKDLKQLPLAELQRHFGKAGQHYYNIARGIDPRQVNTNRARKSVGIETTFDQDIADQTSILRYLHDLLEKALGRLAEKQLTAYTLTVKIKYQNFVQITRGRTLAEPISDSPTTRMLLSELLKNTGIGTTKVRLLGVTLSGLENGDSRLRQYRQMDLFDLDG; from the coding sequence ATGGAAGCAGCGCCGCGCAAAATCATCCACATAGACATGGATGCATTTTATGCGGCGGTTGAACAGCGCGACCATCCCCAATTTAGAAATAAACCCATCATTGTCGGCGGTAAGCCTGATTCGCGCGGCGTAGTCGCCACCTGTAGTTATGAAGCCCGCCAGTTTGGCGTACGTTCGGCCATGCCTTCCGCGCATGCTTACCGACTCTGCCCGCAAGCTATTTTCGTTAAGCCGCGTTTTGATGTTTACCGGGAAGCGTCCGAGACTATCCGTGGGATTTTCGCTCGTTACTGTGAACGTTTCGAACCCTTGTCGCTGGACGAAGCCTATCTGGATGTTAGCGATAGCGAGCTTTATCAAGGCTCGGCGACTTTGCTGGCCAAGCACATCAAGCAGGAGATACGCCGACAAACCGAGTTAGTGGCGTCCGCCGGCATTTCCTACAATAAATTTCTCGCCAAAATCGCCTCGGACCTGGGCAAGCCGGACGGCTTGTACCTCATTACACCCGAACAAGGCCCGGCGTTTGTGGAAAATCTGGCTATAGGCAAGTTTCACGGCATCGGCCGCGCTACCGAACAGAAAATGTACGACTTGGGCATCGTTACCGGCAAAGATCTAAAACAATTGCCGCTAGCGGAATTGCAACGGCATTTCGGCAAAGCCGGCCAACACTATTACAACATTGCCCGGGGTATTGATCCGCGCCAGGTCAATACCAATCGAGCCCGCAAATCGGTGGGCATCGAGACCACGTTTGATCAAGACATCGCCGACCAGACGAGCATTCTGCGCTATTTACATGATTTGCTGGAAAAAGCCCTGGGCAGATTGGCCGAAAAACAGCTGACGGCCTACACGCTGACTGTGAAAATAAAATATCAAAATTTCGTGCAGATCACCCGCGGGCGAACCTTGGCGGAACCGATCAGCGATAGCCCAACTACTAGAATGCTATTGAGCGAATTACTGAAAAATACCGGCATCGGCACCACCAAAGTGCGACTACTGGGCGTTACCTTATCGGGTCTGGAAAATGGCGACAGCCGCCTGCGCCAATATAGGCAAATGGATTTGTTCGACCTGGATGGTTGA